Proteins from one Malaya genurostris strain Urasoe2022 chromosome 2, Malgen_1.1, whole genome shotgun sequence genomic window:
- the LOC131428188 gene encoding proteasome activator complex subunit 4A-like isoform X2, with the protein MDDESSESLDLSRIKRNERIEKLGFRPQKELFCNKFLPYADRLDDESQVLLENIKNNLGKAAAMREITPGVSIYVSRLSKYIKLYGMKFSKEDHIKFVKLLLELITIPNLEPDKVNKFCYTLTTLLRKPEWLSPDDIQIAWRPLYKLSNLILNKNCSKGDLYRCFSSLETNLQFVIQYCAPYFPRSSTQEILDELLPKLQPLDTGKVIDTFGMLHIFLSCEHDYDLWFDKFMDIWNAYHNPPWGIDMMTIFATVGFKNIGYIDWESHIPTMFARILRSIDFPVSYKSTKSSKLQNLAPQSIAIWIVSVLGPQSSAQQYLNKFMATIESYLHPANMGKWVSMLGEILVQLPKYFFDRLILERYRKHPYRRPIPESHKLTEDCITAFVECMKPVAFQAMYSRMNPQDVGKIFQHLADLRPALIIPTIIDRVYASLDSLTEPHKMTAALQSLIGVSRALVSAHNGYTEGRNHVIPIFFATLPGIDPNDFKKTSITFHFLTSISFLIPIVDCSKAGQYHELTEDERLLCEQTADFENFVLQYMDRIFLLIESSSVDNVRMEQSDTDSMRSKLESISEALVQACTHGILGQCSRDILNAASKKLIDFIKTRLLEPKVAGQLVGCLVRVFTRIHGKEVLRSLIPYVVQTIERYMEDHEDIAEVEKQNDEMLYYLLLLTNMMRGDPAEVVKYIDDVLPILDKILKFKCKQANKYGSTLLANLMSNLSTMQTLDVKNSPLSFEKPLSEFLPIKSWGEKMTPDGKIDWCFPDQVSAKVCERLMHRYLVPILDSIQKYCSDELELSRDDINRDVTVIQSLIRCQNFLPNWDDEESLSLFESCLDRTEMRWTVTRGFDDLIIKMPDGQNVRKTLIQSVSALQRKIMEKSEDDIKSLKSILMLYDKLYMRKHSNSAFDNQVKTFNNTKKFQTYRLTKFKRDVRAVVATRVIMQQDCRDEMDQPLFSATHLEVMMNLLEMSTSHYSSVRATAQSKLFTMLSTFSFSYKLLVDKIEEHLRLDSNEHHERFKGILFVLVSNRRSRLVIKNDWQFVSRIWVTLLQSKLSEKPSVVKLLDAITDVINNEFPTTTTELEVSNACVQHGLALRVRNDPLELEAGRQARLAKNGKNVQIYYDLIAQILTTVQNDKLHWRYHYMASSMLYNLVHPLTNFPPAVAQFAVNNLIHDSLDERKMAICLLNHILRQQKREHAKVDINPYTIAGLPEKAPSNGSNVEPGYRDDNQWLQYDLEKVPKNQDEWDQPRYMYKTEGYFGWSSNFTVYAPSKDQPKLDRSLEEMNECEQIVYKFFIVQENVDKLIKFWSLEEKKGRDKFNRNRFCLIKGLMNTFGDLFLSMFVKHLRPLIDDKASESSHRCAAEIMAGIMRGAKHWPFEKTAKMYEDLVPLTRLALNNVTVDTDVFWGTCFATAAENMDPSKQYWLHEVLLEDPLQESTSFIDCNRLYCLQGAFNQHVWRMTSVAKRLLEYLRPYLNHSFQNVRERLGSTLINIFEADLKFNGVRSLELSPKTTDMISYVMPKLSVLLSEEHPPIVEKMEVEGESSQASNAKKEGSEYEVAVRLFKTVAQWLTCAINRCSNGNETEYFELLPIACRLERCEQDQELAEICTMLLAMISQALTLVPCMEIALTKIDEISKMSSWSARRSVIDVLQVLVFYNMTIILSKDQWIAKIQEIVLRLLEDNVVEVREKAAEVLCGLLHCSFLTATDELLDLFKTKCRTKMIKARRLKVATSCSNEVNKSDGLEANAVRARHSGVLGLCAFISAYPYEVPEFVPNVFEHLGAHLNDPQPIPATIRKTMGDFKRTHHDNWEAHQLKFTEDQLAVLSDLTIPPSYYA; encoded by the exons ATGGATGATGAAAGCAGTGAAAGTTTGGACCTCAGTCGAATCAAACGCAATGAGCGCATTGAGAAGCTGGGATTTCGGCCTCAAAAGGAATTATTCTGCAATAAATTTTTGCCGTACGCAGACAGGTTGGATGATGAATCACAAGTACTACTGGAGAACATCAAAAACAATCTGGGAAAGGCGGCAGCCATGCGAGAAATCACTCCCGGAGTATCGATTTATGTGTCTCGCTTATCGAA GTACATCAAACTGTATGGAATGAAGTTTTCCAAAGAGGATCAtatcaagtttgtgaaactGCTGCTAGAATTGATTACTATCCCGAATTTGGAGCCCGACAAGGTCAACAAATTTTGCTATACGTTAACTACTTTGTTAAG GAAACCAGAATGGCTCAGTCCAGATGACATACAAATTGCCTGGCGTCCTTTGTACAAACTAAGCAATCTTATTCTTAACAAAAACTGTAGCAAAGGGGATCTGTACCGATGTTTTTC TTCACTGGAAACGAACCTACAATTTGTTATTCAATATTGTGCACC ATACTTTCCACGATCTTCGACACAGGAAATCCTCGATGAGCTGCTGCCGAAGCTCCAGCCGTTGGATACCGGGAAGGTCATTGACACATTTGGTATGTTACACATTTTTCTCAGCTGTGAGCACGATTACGACCTGTGGTTCGACAAGTTCATGGACATTTGGAATGCTTATCATAACCCACCGTGGGGTATCGATATGATGACAATTTTTGCCACCGTCGGTTTCAAAAACATCGGCTATATCGACTGGGAATCGCACATACCGACGATGTTTGCCCGTATCTTGCGGTCGATTGATTTTCCCGTTAGCTACAAAAGTACGAAAAGCTCAAAATTGCAAAACCTGGCACCGCAATCGATCGCAATCTGGATTGTGTCGGTATTGGGCCCACAGAGTTCCGCACAGCAATATTTGAACAAATTCATGGCGACTATAGAATCCTACCTGCACCCGGCGAATATGGGCAAATGGGTATCGATGCTGGGAGAAATTTTGGTTCAGTTGCCCAAGTACTTTTTCGATCGTTTGATTTTGGAGCGGTACAGAAAGCATCCCTACCGAAGACCCATTCCGGAAAGCCACAAACTGACGGAGGACTGTATTACGGCGTTTGTCGAGTGTATGAAGCCTGTTGCTTTTCAGGCAATGTATTCCAGGATGAATCCCCAGGATGTTGGGAAAATTTTCCAACATTTAGCAGACTTGCGCCCGGCGTTAATCATTCCGACCATTATCGATCGTGTATACGCCAGTTTGGACTCGCTCACGGAGCCGCACAAAATGACGGCTGCTCTTCAGAGCCTCATTGGTGTTTCTAGGGCACTGGTTTCCGCCCATAATGGTTACACGGAAGGTAGAAATCACGTGATTCCGATATTTTTCGCCACCCTTCCTGGAATCGATCCGAACGATTTCAAGAAAACCTCCATTACATTCCACTTTTTGACGTCGATCTCGTTCTTGATTCCGATTGTCGATTGCTCGAAAGCGGGTCAATACCATGAGCTAACCGAAGATGAACGGCTGCTGTGCGAACAAACGgcagatttcgaaaattttgtgCTGCAATACATGGATCGGATATTTCTGCTTATTGAAAGCAGTTCAGTGGACAACGTACGGATGGAGCAGTCGGATAcggattcgatgcgttctaagCTGGAATCGATTTCCGAGGCGCTAGTACAAGCCTGCACGCACGGAATTTTGGGTCAGTGTTCTCGGGATATTCTGAATGCGGCCTCGAAAAAGTTAATTGATTTTATCAAGACGCGTCTGTTGGAACCGAAGGTTGCGGGACAACTGGTTGGGTGTTTGGTTAGGGTGTTCACACGGATTCACGGAAAGGAAGTACTGCGCTCGTTGATACCGTATGTGGTACAGACGATCGAACGGTACATGGAAGATCACGAGGATATTGCTGAGGTGGAGAAGCAGAACGACGAAATGCTGTATTATTTGCTACTGCTTACGAACATGATGCGCGGTGATCCCGCCGAGGTTGTAAAATATATCGACGATGTACTGCCAATTCTAGATAAaattttgaagttcaaatgtaaGCAAGCAAACAAGTACGGTTCTACCTTGTTGGCTAATCTGATGAGCAATCTGTCGACGATGCAAACTTTAGACGTTAAGAACAGTCCCCTGAGTTTCGAGAAACCTCTTTCAGAATTTCTGCCCATCAAAAGCTGGGGAGAAAAAATGACCCCGGATGGGAAAATTGATTGGTGTTTTCCGGATCAGGTGTCGGCGAAGGTGTGCGAGAGATTGATGCACCGTTATTTGGTTCCAATTTTGGATAGCATCCAAAAGTACTGTTCAGATGAGTTGGAGCTAAGTCGAGACGATATCAATCGAGATGTTACCGTTATTCAATCGTTGATAAGATGCCAAAACTTCTTGCCCAATTGGGATGACGAGGAGTCGTTGTCTTTGTTTGAATCCTGCCTTGACCGCACGGAAATGAGATGGACCGTCACAAGGGGCTTCGATGATTTGATAATCAAAATGCCTGACGGACAAAACGTTCGAAAAACGTTGATTCAATCTGTCAGTGCGCTCCAGCGGAAGATCATGGAAAAATCCGAAGACGATATAAAATCATTGAAATCGATTCTGATGTTGTACGATAAACTCTACATGCGAAAGCATTCGAACAGTGCATTCGACAACCAGGTCAAAACTTTCAACAACACCAAGAAGTTCCAAACTTATCGGTTGACAAAGTTCAAACGAGACGTTCGGGCGGTTGTTGCGACCAGAGTGATAATGCAGCAGGACTGTCGGGACGAAATGGATCAACCCTTGTTTTCCGCTACGCATCTTGAAGTGATGATGAATCTCCTGGAGATGTCAACCTCCCACTACAGCAGTGTTCGAGCGACGGCTCAGAGTAAATTGTTCACCATGCTTTCGACGTTCTCGTTCAGCTACAAACTGCTGGTGGATAAAATCGAAGAACATTTGCGGCTGGATTCCAACGAGCATCACGAGCGGTTCAAGGGTATTCTTTTCGTTCTCGTATCGAATCGACGGTCACGGTTGGTCATCAAAAACGACTGGCAATTCGTTAGTCGAATATGGGTCACGTTGCTACAGTCGAAACTGTCGGAAAAACCGTCTGTGGTCAAGCTACTGGACGCCATTACTGACGTCATCAACAACGAATTTCCAACGACAACCACTGAGTTGGAAGTGTCCAACGCCTGTGTTCAGCATGGACTAGCCTTGCGGGTACGAAATGACCCGTTGGAACTGGAGGCTGGACGACAAGCCAGGTTAGccaaaaatggtaaaaatgtgCAAATCTATTACGATCTAATCGCTCAAATCTTAACCACGGTACAGAATGATAAACTACACTGGAGATACCATTACATGGCGTCTTCAATGTTGTACAATTTGGTCCATCCGTTGACGAATTTTCCACCAGCGGTGGCACAGTTTGCCGTAAACAACTTGATTCACGATTCGCTGGATGAACGAAAGATGGCTATTTGTTTGCTGAATCATATCCTAAGACAGCAAAAACGGGAACACGCAAAAGTAGACATTAATCCGTACACAATAGCGGGCCTTCCGGAGAAGGCACCCTCGAATGGATCCAATGTTGAACCGGGCTACAGAGACGATAACCAGTGGCTGCAGTATGATTTagagaaggtgccgaaaaatcaGGACGAATGGGACCAGCCTCGGTACATGTACAAAACGGAAGGATATTTCGGTTGGAGCAGTAACTTTACCGTTTATGCGCCAAGTAAGGATCAGCCAAAACTGGACCGCTCCCTGGAGGAGATGAATGAGTGCGAGCAGATAGTTTATAAATTTTTCATAGTGCAGGAAAATGTGGATAAACTGATCAAGTTTTGGTCACTGGAGGAGAAAAAAGGGCGAGACAAattcaaccgaaatcggttcTGTCTGATCAAAGGATTGATGAACACTTTCGGGGACTTATTTTTGAGTATGTTCGTAAAACATCTGCGACCACTAATCGATGATAAGGCTTCAGAAAGTAGTCACCGATGCGCTGCTGAGATAATGGCTGGAATCATGAGAGGAGCGAAACATTGGCCATTCGAAAAAACGGCGAAAATGTATGAGGATTTGGTACCGTTGACTCGATTGGCGCTTAACAACGTGACTGTGGATACTGATGTCTTCTGGGGAACctgttttgccacagctgccgaGAATATGGATCCTTCCAAGCAGTACTGGTTGCATGAAGTCTTGCTGGAAGATCCCCTACAAGAATCGACTAGCTTTATCGACTGCAATCGACTCTATTGTCTGCAGGGAGCTTTCAATCAGCACGTCTGGAGGATGACGAGTGTGGCGAAGAGGTTGCTGGAATACCTTCGGCCGTATTTGAATCATTCGTTCCAGAACGTTCGGGAACGGTTAGGTAGCACATTGATCAATATTTTCGAGGCCGACTTGAAGTTCAACGGTGTGCGAAGTTTGGAACTGTCACCAAAGACAACGGACATGATTTCGTACGTGATGCCAAAATTGAGCGTACTGCTGAGCGAAGAGCATCCTCCCATCGTAGAAAAAATGGAAGTTGAAGGGGAATCCAGCCAAGCGAGCAATGCAAAGAAGGAAGGAAGCGAATATGAAGTAGCAGTGCGATTGTTCAAAACGG TTGCACAGTGGCTTACTTGCGCCATCAACCGTTGTTCCAATGGCAACGAAACTGAATACTTCGAGCTGCTGCCGATTGCCTGTCGACTGGAGCGGTGCGAACAGGACCAGGAACTAGCGGAAATCTGCACCATGCTGCTGGCGATGATTTCGCAGGCTCTCACCCTGGTACCCTGCATGGAGATTGCGCTGACAAAGATTGACGAAATCTCCAAAATGTCCTCCTGGTCGGCACGACGGTCGGTCATCGACGTACTGCAGGTGCTGGTATTCTACAATATGACGATAATTTTAAGTAAAGACCAGTGGATAGCTAAAATCCAGGAAATCGTACTTCGTTTGTTGGAGGACAATGTAGTGGAGGTCAGAGAGAAGGCCGCGGAAGTACTCTGTGGTCTTCTGCACTGTTCGTTCCTGACAGCTACCGACGAACTGTTGGATCTGTTTAAAACGAAGTGTCGAACAAAAATGATCAAAGCCAGAAGGTTGAAGGTGGCCACAAGTTGTTCAAACGAAGTCAACAAAAGTGATGG ATTGGAAGCGAATGCGGTACGTGCACGCCACTCTGGTGTACTCGGACTATGTGCCTTTATATCTGCGTATCCGTATGAAGTGCCTGAATTTGTTCCAAACGTATTCGAACATTTAGGCGCCCATCTCAATGATCCGCAACCTATTCCA GCAACAATACGCAAAACGATGGGTGATTTTAAGCGTACCCACCACGACAACTGGGAAGCTCATCAGCTCAAATTTACGGAGGATCAGCTGGCTGTGCTAAGCGATTTGACGATTCCACCCTCATATTATGCTTAA
- the LOC131428188 gene encoding proteasome activator complex subunit 4A-like isoform X1, translating into MDDESSESLDLSRIKRNERIEKLGFRPQKELFCNKFLPYADRLDDESQVLLENIKNNLGKAAAMREITPGVSIYVSRLSKYIKLYGMKFSKEDHIKFVKLLLELITIPNLEPDKVNKFCYTLTTLLRKPEWLSPDDIQIAWRPLYKLSNLILNKNCSKGDLYRCFSKNRNISAATNTPSPMARLLSLAKDMGYNVSSFLTEVGDDREHSDSLSLETNLQFVIQYCAPYFPRSSTQEILDELLPKLQPLDTGKVIDTFGMLHIFLSCEHDYDLWFDKFMDIWNAYHNPPWGIDMMTIFATVGFKNIGYIDWESHIPTMFARILRSIDFPVSYKSTKSSKLQNLAPQSIAIWIVSVLGPQSSAQQYLNKFMATIESYLHPANMGKWVSMLGEILVQLPKYFFDRLILERYRKHPYRRPIPESHKLTEDCITAFVECMKPVAFQAMYSRMNPQDVGKIFQHLADLRPALIIPTIIDRVYASLDSLTEPHKMTAALQSLIGVSRALVSAHNGYTEGRNHVIPIFFATLPGIDPNDFKKTSITFHFLTSISFLIPIVDCSKAGQYHELTEDERLLCEQTADFENFVLQYMDRIFLLIESSSVDNVRMEQSDTDSMRSKLESISEALVQACTHGILGQCSRDILNAASKKLIDFIKTRLLEPKVAGQLVGCLVRVFTRIHGKEVLRSLIPYVVQTIERYMEDHEDIAEVEKQNDEMLYYLLLLTNMMRGDPAEVVKYIDDVLPILDKILKFKCKQANKYGSTLLANLMSNLSTMQTLDVKNSPLSFEKPLSEFLPIKSWGEKMTPDGKIDWCFPDQVSAKVCERLMHRYLVPILDSIQKYCSDELELSRDDINRDVTVIQSLIRCQNFLPNWDDEESLSLFESCLDRTEMRWTVTRGFDDLIIKMPDGQNVRKTLIQSVSALQRKIMEKSEDDIKSLKSILMLYDKLYMRKHSNSAFDNQVKTFNNTKKFQTYRLTKFKRDVRAVVATRVIMQQDCRDEMDQPLFSATHLEVMMNLLEMSTSHYSSVRATAQSKLFTMLSTFSFSYKLLVDKIEEHLRLDSNEHHERFKGILFVLVSNRRSRLVIKNDWQFVSRIWVTLLQSKLSEKPSVVKLLDAITDVINNEFPTTTTELEVSNACVQHGLALRVRNDPLELEAGRQARLAKNGKNVQIYYDLIAQILTTVQNDKLHWRYHYMASSMLYNLVHPLTNFPPAVAQFAVNNLIHDSLDERKMAICLLNHILRQQKREHAKVDINPYTIAGLPEKAPSNGSNVEPGYRDDNQWLQYDLEKVPKNQDEWDQPRYMYKTEGYFGWSSNFTVYAPSKDQPKLDRSLEEMNECEQIVYKFFIVQENVDKLIKFWSLEEKKGRDKFNRNRFCLIKGLMNTFGDLFLSMFVKHLRPLIDDKASESSHRCAAEIMAGIMRGAKHWPFEKTAKMYEDLVPLTRLALNNVTVDTDVFWGTCFATAAENMDPSKQYWLHEVLLEDPLQESTSFIDCNRLYCLQGAFNQHVWRMTSVAKRLLEYLRPYLNHSFQNVRERLGSTLINIFEADLKFNGVRSLELSPKTTDMISYVMPKLSVLLSEEHPPIVEKMEVEGESSQASNAKKEGSEYEVAVRLFKTVAQWLTCAINRCSNGNETEYFELLPIACRLERCEQDQELAEICTMLLAMISQALTLVPCMEIALTKIDEISKMSSWSARRSVIDVLQVLVFYNMTIILSKDQWIAKIQEIVLRLLEDNVVEVREKAAEVLCGLLHCSFLTATDELLDLFKTKCRTKMIKARRLKVATSCSNEVNKSDGLEANAVRARHSGVLGLCAFISAYPYEVPEFVPNVFEHLGAHLNDPQPIPATIRKTMGDFKRTHHDNWEAHQLKFTEDQLAVLSDLTIPPSYYA; encoded by the exons ATGGATGATGAAAGCAGTGAAAGTTTGGACCTCAGTCGAATCAAACGCAATGAGCGCATTGAGAAGCTGGGATTTCGGCCTCAAAAGGAATTATTCTGCAATAAATTTTTGCCGTACGCAGACAGGTTGGATGATGAATCACAAGTACTACTGGAGAACATCAAAAACAATCTGGGAAAGGCGGCAGCCATGCGAGAAATCACTCCCGGAGTATCGATTTATGTGTCTCGCTTATCGAA GTACATCAAACTGTATGGAATGAAGTTTTCCAAAGAGGATCAtatcaagtttgtgaaactGCTGCTAGAATTGATTACTATCCCGAATTTGGAGCCCGACAAGGTCAACAAATTTTGCTATACGTTAACTACTTTGTTAAG GAAACCAGAATGGCTCAGTCCAGATGACATACAAATTGCCTGGCGTCCTTTGTACAAACTAAGCAATCTTATTCTTAACAAAAACTGTAGCAAAGGGGATCTGTACCGATGTTTTTC GAAGAACAGAAATATCTCTGCCGCTACCAACACACCGTCACCAATGGCTCGACTCCTGAGCCTGGCAAAGGACATGGGCTACAACGTGTCCTCATTCCTGACCGAGGTCGGAGATGATCGCGAACACTCGGATTCACT TTCACTGGAAACGAACCTACAATTTGTTATTCAATATTGTGCACC ATACTTTCCACGATCTTCGACACAGGAAATCCTCGATGAGCTGCTGCCGAAGCTCCAGCCGTTGGATACCGGGAAGGTCATTGACACATTTGGTATGTTACACATTTTTCTCAGCTGTGAGCACGATTACGACCTGTGGTTCGACAAGTTCATGGACATTTGGAATGCTTATCATAACCCACCGTGGGGTATCGATATGATGACAATTTTTGCCACCGTCGGTTTCAAAAACATCGGCTATATCGACTGGGAATCGCACATACCGACGATGTTTGCCCGTATCTTGCGGTCGATTGATTTTCCCGTTAGCTACAAAAGTACGAAAAGCTCAAAATTGCAAAACCTGGCACCGCAATCGATCGCAATCTGGATTGTGTCGGTATTGGGCCCACAGAGTTCCGCACAGCAATATTTGAACAAATTCATGGCGACTATAGAATCCTACCTGCACCCGGCGAATATGGGCAAATGGGTATCGATGCTGGGAGAAATTTTGGTTCAGTTGCCCAAGTACTTTTTCGATCGTTTGATTTTGGAGCGGTACAGAAAGCATCCCTACCGAAGACCCATTCCGGAAAGCCACAAACTGACGGAGGACTGTATTACGGCGTTTGTCGAGTGTATGAAGCCTGTTGCTTTTCAGGCAATGTATTCCAGGATGAATCCCCAGGATGTTGGGAAAATTTTCCAACATTTAGCAGACTTGCGCCCGGCGTTAATCATTCCGACCATTATCGATCGTGTATACGCCAGTTTGGACTCGCTCACGGAGCCGCACAAAATGACGGCTGCTCTTCAGAGCCTCATTGGTGTTTCTAGGGCACTGGTTTCCGCCCATAATGGTTACACGGAAGGTAGAAATCACGTGATTCCGATATTTTTCGCCACCCTTCCTGGAATCGATCCGAACGATTTCAAGAAAACCTCCATTACATTCCACTTTTTGACGTCGATCTCGTTCTTGATTCCGATTGTCGATTGCTCGAAAGCGGGTCAATACCATGAGCTAACCGAAGATGAACGGCTGCTGTGCGAACAAACGgcagatttcgaaaattttgtgCTGCAATACATGGATCGGATATTTCTGCTTATTGAAAGCAGTTCAGTGGACAACGTACGGATGGAGCAGTCGGATAcggattcgatgcgttctaagCTGGAATCGATTTCCGAGGCGCTAGTACAAGCCTGCACGCACGGAATTTTGGGTCAGTGTTCTCGGGATATTCTGAATGCGGCCTCGAAAAAGTTAATTGATTTTATCAAGACGCGTCTGTTGGAACCGAAGGTTGCGGGACAACTGGTTGGGTGTTTGGTTAGGGTGTTCACACGGATTCACGGAAAGGAAGTACTGCGCTCGTTGATACCGTATGTGGTACAGACGATCGAACGGTACATGGAAGATCACGAGGATATTGCTGAGGTGGAGAAGCAGAACGACGAAATGCTGTATTATTTGCTACTGCTTACGAACATGATGCGCGGTGATCCCGCCGAGGTTGTAAAATATATCGACGATGTACTGCCAATTCTAGATAAaattttgaagttcaaatgtaaGCAAGCAAACAAGTACGGTTCTACCTTGTTGGCTAATCTGATGAGCAATCTGTCGACGATGCAAACTTTAGACGTTAAGAACAGTCCCCTGAGTTTCGAGAAACCTCTTTCAGAATTTCTGCCCATCAAAAGCTGGGGAGAAAAAATGACCCCGGATGGGAAAATTGATTGGTGTTTTCCGGATCAGGTGTCGGCGAAGGTGTGCGAGAGATTGATGCACCGTTATTTGGTTCCAATTTTGGATAGCATCCAAAAGTACTGTTCAGATGAGTTGGAGCTAAGTCGAGACGATATCAATCGAGATGTTACCGTTATTCAATCGTTGATAAGATGCCAAAACTTCTTGCCCAATTGGGATGACGAGGAGTCGTTGTCTTTGTTTGAATCCTGCCTTGACCGCACGGAAATGAGATGGACCGTCACAAGGGGCTTCGATGATTTGATAATCAAAATGCCTGACGGACAAAACGTTCGAAAAACGTTGATTCAATCTGTCAGTGCGCTCCAGCGGAAGATCATGGAAAAATCCGAAGACGATATAAAATCATTGAAATCGATTCTGATGTTGTACGATAAACTCTACATGCGAAAGCATTCGAACAGTGCATTCGACAACCAGGTCAAAACTTTCAACAACACCAAGAAGTTCCAAACTTATCGGTTGACAAAGTTCAAACGAGACGTTCGGGCGGTTGTTGCGACCAGAGTGATAATGCAGCAGGACTGTCGGGACGAAATGGATCAACCCTTGTTTTCCGCTACGCATCTTGAAGTGATGATGAATCTCCTGGAGATGTCAACCTCCCACTACAGCAGTGTTCGAGCGACGGCTCAGAGTAAATTGTTCACCATGCTTTCGACGTTCTCGTTCAGCTACAAACTGCTGGTGGATAAAATCGAAGAACATTTGCGGCTGGATTCCAACGAGCATCACGAGCGGTTCAAGGGTATTCTTTTCGTTCTCGTATCGAATCGACGGTCACGGTTGGTCATCAAAAACGACTGGCAATTCGTTAGTCGAATATGGGTCACGTTGCTACAGTCGAAACTGTCGGAAAAACCGTCTGTGGTCAAGCTACTGGACGCCATTACTGACGTCATCAACAACGAATTTCCAACGACAACCACTGAGTTGGAAGTGTCCAACGCCTGTGTTCAGCATGGACTAGCCTTGCGGGTACGAAATGACCCGTTGGAACTGGAGGCTGGACGACAAGCCAGGTTAGccaaaaatggtaaaaatgtgCAAATCTATTACGATCTAATCGCTCAAATCTTAACCACGGTACAGAATGATAAACTACACTGGAGATACCATTACATGGCGTCTTCAATGTTGTACAATTTGGTCCATCCGTTGACGAATTTTCCACCAGCGGTGGCACAGTTTGCCGTAAACAACTTGATTCACGATTCGCTGGATGAACGAAAGATGGCTATTTGTTTGCTGAATCATATCCTAAGACAGCAAAAACGGGAACACGCAAAAGTAGACATTAATCCGTACACAATAGCGGGCCTTCCGGAGAAGGCACCCTCGAATGGATCCAATGTTGAACCGGGCTACAGAGACGATAACCAGTGGCTGCAGTATGATTTagagaaggtgccgaaaaatcaGGACGAATGGGACCAGCCTCGGTACATGTACAAAACGGAAGGATATTTCGGTTGGAGCAGTAACTTTACCGTTTATGCGCCAAGTAAGGATCAGCCAAAACTGGACCGCTCCCTGGAGGAGATGAATGAGTGCGAGCAGATAGTTTATAAATTTTTCATAGTGCAGGAAAATGTGGATAAACTGATCAAGTTTTGGTCACTGGAGGAGAAAAAAGGGCGAGACAAattcaaccgaaatcggttcTGTCTGATCAAAGGATTGATGAACACTTTCGGGGACTTATTTTTGAGTATGTTCGTAAAACATCTGCGACCACTAATCGATGATAAGGCTTCAGAAAGTAGTCACCGATGCGCTGCTGAGATAATGGCTGGAATCATGAGAGGAGCGAAACATTGGCCATTCGAAAAAACGGCGAAAATGTATGAGGATTTGGTACCGTTGACTCGATTGGCGCTTAACAACGTGACTGTGGATACTGATGTCTTCTGGGGAACctgttttgccacagctgccgaGAATATGGATCCTTCCAAGCAGTACTGGTTGCATGAAGTCTTGCTGGAAGATCCCCTACAAGAATCGACTAGCTTTATCGACTGCAATCGACTCTATTGTCTGCAGGGAGCTTTCAATCAGCACGTCTGGAGGATGACGAGTGTGGCGAAGAGGTTGCTGGAATACCTTCGGCCGTATTTGAATCATTCGTTCCAGAACGTTCGGGAACGGTTAGGTAGCACATTGATCAATATTTTCGAGGCCGACTTGAAGTTCAACGGTGTGCGAAGTTTGGAACTGTCACCAAAGACAACGGACATGATTTCGTACGTGATGCCAAAATTGAGCGTACTGCTGAGCGAAGAGCATCCTCCCATCGTAGAAAAAATGGAAGTTGAAGGGGAATCCAGCCAAGCGAGCAATGCAAAGAAGGAAGGAAGCGAATATGAAGTAGCAGTGCGATTGTTCAAAACGG TTGCACAGTGGCTTACTTGCGCCATCAACCGTTGTTCCAATGGCAACGAAACTGAATACTTCGAGCTGCTGCCGATTGCCTGTCGACTGGAGCGGTGCGAACAGGACCAGGAACTAGCGGAAATCTGCACCATGCTGCTGGCGATGATTTCGCAGGCTCTCACCCTGGTACCCTGCATGGAGATTGCGCTGACAAAGATTGACGAAATCTCCAAAATGTCCTCCTGGTCGGCACGACGGTCGGTCATCGACGTACTGCAGGTGCTGGTATTCTACAATATGACGATAATTTTAAGTAAAGACCAGTGGATAGCTAAAATCCAGGAAATCGTACTTCGTTTGTTGGAGGACAATGTAGTGGAGGTCAGAGAGAAGGCCGCGGAAGTACTCTGTGGTCTTCTGCACTGTTCGTTCCTGACAGCTACCGACGAACTGTTGGATCTGTTTAAAACGAAGTGTCGAACAAAAATGATCAAAGCCAGAAGGTTGAAGGTGGCCACAAGTTGTTCAAACGAAGTCAACAAAAGTGATGG ATTGGAAGCGAATGCGGTACGTGCACGCCACTCTGGTGTACTCGGACTATGTGCCTTTATATCTGCGTATCCGTATGAAGTGCCTGAATTTGTTCCAAACGTATTCGAACATTTAGGCGCCCATCTCAATGATCCGCAACCTATTCCA GCAACAATACGCAAAACGATGGGTGATTTTAAGCGTACCCACCACGACAACTGGGAAGCTCATCAGCTCAAATTTACGGAGGATCAGCTGGCTGTGCTAAGCGATTTGACGATTCCACCCTCATATTATGCTTAA